The Deltaproteobacteria bacterium genome window below encodes:
- a CDS encoding glycosyltransferase family 2 protein, with amino-acid sequence MRICAVIPAYNNEKTISSVVEGTRAHIRNVIVVDDGSTDGTGELAMRAGARVIAVGRNRGKGHALKISFRRALVRGFDGVLTLDADLQHDPGEIPKFVEYYSAHRPGIVVGDRMHGRERIPRGRYVPNRVGTYAFSWLTGQPIPDSQCGFRLYDRRVLEEVPILHDGFEAETDLLLRAAKRGYHIGFVPIRTIYFEKSGGRSAYRPVRDTFRISIVFLMNLFWKDR; translated from the coding sequence ATGCGAATCTGTGCTGTCATCCCGGCTTACAACAATGAGAAGACTATCTCCAGTGTCGTGGAGGGAACCCGGGCCCATATCCGAAATGTCATCGTAGTGGATGACGGTTCAACGGACGGGACCGGGGAACTCGCCATGAGGGCCGGTGCCCGGGTCATCGCTGTCGGCAGGAACCGGGGAAAGGGACACGCTCTCAAAATTTCCTTCCGCAGGGCCTTGGTCAGGGGATTCGACGGGGTCCTCACCCTGGACGCGGATCTGCAGCACGACCCCGGGGAGATTCCAAAGTTTGTCGAGTACTACTCGGCCCACAGACCGGGGATCGTGGTGGGGGACAGGATGCACGGCCGGGAGCGCATTCCCCGGGGACGGTACGTCCCCAACCGGGTGGGGACCTATGCCTTCTCCTGGCTCACGGGACAACCCATCCCGGATTCCCAGTGCGGCTTCAGGCTTTACGACCGGCGGGTCCTGGAAGAAGTTCCCATCCTGCACGACGGTTTCGAGGCGGAGACCGACCTGCTCCTCAGGGCCGCAAAACGAGGGTACCATATCGGTTTTGTTCCCATTCGAACGATTTATTTTGAAAAATCCGGGGGCCGCTCCGCCTATCGGCCCGTCAGGGATACGTTTCGGATCAGCATCGTCTTTTTGATGAACCTCTTCTGGAAGGACCGATGA
- a CDS encoding beta-ketoacyl-[acyl-carrier-protein] synthase family protein, translating into MKERIPRRVVVTGMGVVCSIGCSLAAFEEGLFRGRCGIGHLSLFDTRDYPCRAAAEVRGGDFALRMGRRLPKRVSRCDLLGLAAAEEAFSNSGLDLAAQDRERIGVVLGGGAGGMLSWEGYRRARWAGRKAIRASRLLASSPCTLADLLGSRWDLGGFRTTITTACSSSATAIGHGFDLIRQGIQDVVLTGGSESLSELTFAGFNALRLMDPLHCRPFDRNRQGLSLGEGAAILVLEEREQALSRGARIYGEVLGYAINSDAYHMTSPDPGARGMRRVMEAALATAGLLPDQVDYINAHGTGTKINDAAETRAVKAVFGVKRRQSPAVSSTKSMVGHCLGAAGALEAAATLLALYRQLLPPTVHLESPDEECDLDHVPNQARPTDVRFALSNSFAFGGNNTCLVFGREGAGAPSHLRERNVVR; encoded by the coding sequence ATGAAAGAAAGGATTCCCAGGCGAGTGGTTGTTACGGGGATGGGGGTGGTCTGCTCCATCGGGTGTTCCCTCGCAGCCTTCGAGGAGGGGCTGTTCCGGGGCCGTTGCGGGATCGGACACCTGTCCCTTTTCGACACGCGGGACTATCCCTGCCGGGCGGCCGCCGAGGTAAGGGGGGGAGATTTCGCCCTTCGAATGGGGAGGCGTCTCCCGAAGCGGGTTTCCCGCTGCGATCTCCTGGGGCTGGCCGCCGCCGAGGAGGCCTTCTCGAATTCAGGGCTGGACCTGGCCGCACAGGACCGGGAGCGCATCGGCGTTGTCCTGGGAGGAGGCGCAGGAGGTATGCTTTCCTGGGAAGGGTACCGGCGGGCCCGCTGGGCGGGCCGAAAGGCCATCAGGGCCTCCAGGCTCCTGGCTTCTTCCCCTTGCACCTTGGCGGACCTCCTGGGTTCCCGGTGGGATCTGGGAGGGTTCAGGACCACGATCACCACGGCCTGCTCTTCGAGCGCCACCGCCATCGGTCATGGGTTCGACCTGATCCGGCAAGGGATTCAGGACGTGGTCCTGACAGGGGGAAGCGAATCCCTGTCGGAGCTGACCTTTGCGGGGTTCAATGCATTGAGGCTCATGGATCCGCTACATTGCAGACCCTTTGACCGGAACCGGCAAGGTCTCTCACTAGGGGAGGGGGCGGCGATTCTCGTCCTGGAGGAGCGGGAGCAGGCGCTTTCCAGGGGGGCGAGGATTTACGGTGAGGTCCTGGGATATGCTATTAACTCGGATGCCTATCACATGACCTCACCAGATCCCGGGGCACGGGGAATGCGTCGAGTCATGGAGGCTGCCCTTGCCACGGCCGGGCTCCTACCGGACCAGGTGGACTACATCAACGCCCACGGAACCGGCACCAAGATTAACGACGCGGCCGAGACCCGGGCAGTCAAGGCCGTTTTCGGCGTGAAGAGGCGACAATCTCCCGCCGTCAGCTCCACCAAGTCCATGGTGGGACATTGCCTCGGGGCGGCGGGGGCCCTGGAGGCGGCAGCGACCCTTCTTGCCCTTTACAGGCAGCTCCTGCCGCCGACCGTACACCTCGAGTCACCGGACGAGGAGTGTGACCTGGACCATGTCCCCAACCAGGCGAGACCGACGGATGTCCGTTTCGCCCTGAGCAACTCCTTCGCCTTCGGGGGGAACAATACCTGCCTGGTTTTCGGCAGGGAAGGGGCCGGGGCCCCGAGTCATCTAAGGGAGCGCAACGTTGTGCGGTAA
- a CDS encoding cobalamin-dependent protein (Presence of a B(12) (cobalamin)-binding domain implies dependence on cobalamin itself, in one of its several forms, or in some unusual lineages, dependence on a cobalamin-like analog.), protein MKVLLISPNIESLPDPVFPIGVACIAGALKERGITFRILDLCFVQDFEKALEDELTSYPPDLIGLSIRNLDNVSWPHYVSYVPFYRRVVESVRRYTRAPIFLGGSGFSLMPGKVLEVLGADGGIIGEGERAFTRLVQGIQEAGKWPLEPEKRILSPGPIQDLDALPLPDRSGFDNEAYLMKGGMGNIQTKRGCPFRCIYCTYPLIEGTRMRLRSPSRVCDEIADLLDQGIDNLFVVDSAFNYPPEHAEAVCREMVRRKLPVRWSCYLNPAFVTPRLMELMGEAGCSGVEFGTDAAHPEMLRNLGKGFGMEDVRRASEICRHSGMPFCHSLLLGGPGENLDTARRSLETVRTMEPTAVICMVGIRVFPGTRLARLGEREGIPDPASDLLNPVFYLAPGLEEEILSLVEEFSRDNPTWIFPGLNINMNHDLQRKLRRFGLKGPLWEYMARGRRRLPTGSPRNEG, encoded by the coding sequence ATGAAGGTCCTCCTCATCTCCCCGAACATCGAATCCCTCCCGGACCCGGTCTTCCCCATCGGCGTGGCTTGCATCGCCGGGGCCTTGAAGGAGCGGGGAATCACCTTCAGAATCCTGGACCTTTGTTTTGTTCAAGATTTCGAGAAGGCCCTCGAGGATGAGTTGACATCCTACCCGCCTGATCTCATCGGCCTGTCCATCAGGAATCTGGACAACGTCAGTTGGCCCCACTACGTCTCCTACGTGCCTTTTTACCGCCGGGTGGTCGAGAGTGTGAGGCGTTATACCCGTGCACCGATATTCCTCGGAGGTAGCGGCTTTTCCCTGATGCCTGGGAAAGTGCTCGAGGTCCTCGGAGCGGATGGAGGCATCATCGGCGAGGGCGAGCGGGCCTTCACCCGGTTGGTTCAAGGCATTCAGGAGGCAGGGAAATGGCCCCTTGAGCCTGAAAAGAGAATCCTGTCTCCTGGCCCGATCCAAGACCTCGACGCCCTTCCCCTGCCCGACCGCTCCGGGTTCGACAATGAAGCCTACCTCATGAAGGGAGGCATGGGGAATATTCAGACGAAGAGGGGGTGTCCCTTCCGCTGCATCTACTGCACCTACCCCCTGATCGAGGGGACCCGTATGAGGTTGCGCAGCCCTTCACGGGTTTGCGACGAGATAGCCGATCTCCTGGATCAAGGAATCGACAATCTCTTTGTGGTGGACAGTGCCTTCAACTATCCTCCGGAACACGCCGAGGCCGTCTGCCGGGAAATGGTTCGTCGAAAGTTGCCGGTTCGGTGGAGCTGCTACCTCAATCCGGCCTTTGTCACGCCGCGTCTGATGGAGCTCATGGGGGAGGCGGGTTGCAGCGGGGTGGAATTCGGGACCGACGCAGCCCATCCCGAAATGCTCCGGAACCTGGGAAAGGGGTTCGGGATGGAAGATGTCCGGCGGGCGTCTGAAATCTGCCGACACTCCGGGATGCCTTTTTGCCATTCCCTCTTGCTGGGAGGTCCGGGAGAGAACCTGGATACGGCCCGGCGATCCCTGGAAACCGTAAGGACCATGGAACCTACGGCGGTTATCTGCATGGTGGGTATCCGGGTCTTTCCCGGAACCCGGCTCGCCCGTCTGGGTGAAAGGGAGGGAATTCCGGACCCCGCTTCAGATCTCCTCAATCCGGTATTCTACCTTGCTCCAGGTCTTGAGGAAGAAATCCTCTCCCTGGTGGAGGAGTTTTCCCGGGATAATCCCACCTGGATTTTCCCTGGCCTGAACATCAACATGAACCACGACTTGCAACGGAAATTGCGCCGCTTTGGGCTCAAGGGCCCCCTTTGGGAGTACATGGCAAGGGGGCGGCGGCGCCTTCCCACTGGTTCCCCCCGAAACGAGGGCTGA
- a CDS encoding PAS domain S-box protein, with amino-acid sequence MGLSCQSPIASSNNASRSLSWLDAIQKPEWKNVTFDKGVSVSWSLLGERILLARTKGYSTLVHVSHALEMMEEIITREIPGGPFVFIEDYSDLQGSSNDSRRYYIDFMKRQRRLAGLVFFGLSSSMSISIRLARRLHIVPFDVLIARDYSDAVGLALEILQRAGIRTGLRYEDGWELEVEGFRARFEMLDKNVLHVVAKGFMGDRAVEPFFRACEKAVESIGFFGNEYHLVICLSEFSGISYHGKKRFMQGLLKYHEKHPFVENIYYGMNRRLRTTINLYKSIAPFKVRTCQDLERALGSLKENRGRTRPIVRKGVDRCLQRYVDELLAFIGSIDWEADGIEDTVSIDPSDPFRPVVDAIMLVKTDLDYLFKEQKKAREALEESEKKYRDIYNNISDFLYFHDLEGNFTDTNDAWKREYGFSDEDLAGLHLRDILPKRYHARIGKYLERIKKTGRDEGLMTVVSKDGREHVVEYRNSLVYGPHGPIGVRGSARDITKRIETEKALRESEEKYRTILQNTQEGYYETDLAGNLVFFNNSMCRILGYERDELLKMNFRDYMDGANAKKVYQVFNQVFRSGQPDKGFGWELVRKDGKTVYVESSVTPITDKNGKVTGFRGVLRDITERKRAEEEIKRYSEHLEEMVQQRTADLQASEEKYRTILASIEDGYYEVDLAGNLVFCNDALCKITGYSRDEMIGLNNRDYMEPRNAHKLYLSYHQVYETGVPVRSVEWEMISKDGTRKHMENSISLIRDAEGRPIGFRGIVRDVTERKRLENELVKKTELANAASKAKSDFLANMSHEIRTPLNGILGMIELLKETRLEDQQKKIVDSINSEASSLYGLINNILDFSKIEARKLELEEVLFDLSLMIDDIAAVMSIRASQKNLSFKITMDPAIPSWVIGDPGRLRQILNNLLSNALKFTQKGEIALSGEVVEEFGKKVKVRFSVRDTGIGIAEHKQKIIFESFTQADTSTTRRFGGTGLGISIAKQLAELMGGEIGVESREGKGSTFWFTAVFKREKVRPALSSQQVPNLKNLRVMVVDPNQSGLVRTSTCLRSWGCNPLGVSRGADALRMLEEARKKGEPFDLILTEVHMPQMNGFALAEEIRAMGPFAKIPIIALTSAGAVGEGDKCREIGIQGYLTRPINDDDLRRAIELVLALPMKGGKKGYKLITRYTVSEMKKRAFRILLVEDYPTNQEVAMRHLEAAGYQVELAENGREAVEMFKKGNFDLILMDIQMPVMDGWQATAAIREHEKNSVKKPMGHVPIIAMTAHALKDDRDKCLEVGMDDYITKPVRRKELLSVVAAWLNSGHNPTTSAMGPDIIRPEASHEGLSPTHRPRSTEAMDFQKALAEFEGDREFLMEVVEGFLRNADTQIETMRRAIADGDAETLRKEAHAMKGGAANLTAEKVARYALRLENLGKSGKLEESTPVLKMLCEELDCLKKYIKENIIVP; translated from the coding sequence ATGGGCCTTTCATGCCAATCACCGATTGCGTCTTCAAACAATGCCTCTCGCAGCCTCTCCTGGCTGGATGCCATACAAAAACCCGAATGGAAAAATGTCACTTTTGACAAGGGGGTAAGTGTCTCCTGGAGTCTCCTGGGCGAGAGAATTCTCTTGGCGCGGACCAAAGGGTACTCGACCCTGGTCCACGTAAGCCATGCCCTTGAAATGATGGAGGAGATTATTACAAGGGAGATACCGGGAGGTCCCTTTGTCTTCATTGAGGATTATTCCGATCTTCAGGGCTCTTCCAACGATTCAAGGCGTTATTACATAGATTTCATGAAAAGACAAAGGCGGCTTGCCGGACTGGTTTTTTTCGGCCTCTCATCTTCCATGAGCATCAGCATCAGGCTTGCACGTAGACTTCATATAGTCCCCTTTGATGTGCTTATCGCCAGAGATTACTCGGATGCTGTCGGCCTTGCCCTGGAAATCCTGCAACGGGCCGGAATCAGAACAGGACTCAGATACGAGGACGGCTGGGAGCTGGAAGTTGAAGGTTTCAGGGCAAGATTTGAGATGCTCGACAAGAACGTCCTGCATGTGGTTGCAAAAGGGTTCATGGGGGATAGGGCGGTGGAGCCTTTTTTCAGGGCATGTGAGAAGGCGGTTGAATCGATAGGATTTTTTGGAAACGAGTATCATCTTGTGATCTGTCTCTCGGAATTCAGCGGGATAAGTTATCACGGTAAAAAGAGGTTCATGCAAGGTCTTCTGAAATACCATGAAAAACATCCATTTGTTGAAAACATTTACTATGGGATGAATAGACGGCTGCGGACGACCATAAACCTTTATAAATCGATTGCCCCTTTCAAGGTAAGGACATGCCAGGACCTGGAAAGAGCTTTGGGCTCCCTAAAAGAAAATAGAGGCAGGACACGGCCTATAGTTCGAAAGGGTGTTGACCGTTGCTTGCAGAGGTACGTGGATGAACTGCTTGCATTCATCGGGAGCATAGATTGGGAGGCGGATGGGATCGAAGATACCGTGTCAATAGACCCTTCTGACCCCTTCAGGCCTGTAGTAGACGCAATTATGCTTGTAAAGACCGACCTGGATTATCTTTTCAAGGAACAAAAGAAGGCAAGGGAAGCCCTGGAGGAAAGCGAAAAGAAATATCGTGATATTTATAACAATATTTCTGATTTTCTCTATTTTCATGATCTGGAAGGAAACTTTACGGACACGAACGATGCATGGAAAAGAGAATACGGATTTTCTGACGAAGACCTGGCGGGATTACACCTCAGGGATATCCTTCCCAAACGGTATCATGCCCGGATCGGGAAGTATCTCGAACGAATAAAGAAGACCGGCAGGGATGAAGGCCTGATGACGGTGGTAAGCAAGGATGGCCGTGAACATGTAGTTGAGTATAGAAACTCCCTGGTTTACGGTCCGCATGGGCCTATCGGGGTCAGAGGATCAGCCAGGGACATTACAAAACGCATCGAGACGGAGAAGGCCCTCCGGGAAAGCGAGGAGAAATACCGTACCATCCTTCAGAATACACAGGAAGGTTATTATGAAACCGATCTTGCCGGGAACCTGGTCTTTTTCAATAATTCCATGTGTAGGATCCTCGGGTATGAAAGGGATGAATTGCTCAAAATGAATTTTCGGGATTACATGGATGGTGCCAATGCAAAAAAGGTATATCAGGTCTTCAACCAGGTTTTTCGGTCAGGGCAACCGGATAAGGGGTTCGGCTGGGAACTTGTCAGAAAAGATGGAAAGACGGTGTACGTTGAGTCATCCGTCACTCCCATTACGGACAAGAACGGAAAGGTGACGGGATTCAGGGGTGTCCTTCGTGATATCACGGAAAGAAAAAGGGCCGAGGAGGAGATCAAACGATACAGCGAACACCTCGAAGAGATGGTGCAGCAGAGGACCGCTGATCTTCAGGCCTCAGAGGAGAAATACCGAACCATCCTGGCAAGTATTGAGGATGGTTACTATGAGGTCGACCTTGCCGGAAACCTCGTGTTCTGCAATGACGCGCTCTGTAAGATTACGGGATATTCCAGAGATGAGATGATAGGGCTGAACAACCGGGACTATATGGAACCCCGGAACGCCCATAAACTTTACCTGAGTTACCATCAGGTCTATGAAACCGGGGTGCCGGTCCGAAGCGTGGAATGGGAGATGATCTCGAAGGACGGTACAAGAAAACACATGGAAAATTCCATTTCTCTCATCCGTGATGCTGAGGGCAGGCCGATCGGGTTCCGTGGTATTGTGAGGGATGTTACGGAAAGAAAAAGGCTGGAAAATGAGCTTGTAAAGAAGACAGAACTTGCAAATGCGGCAAGCAAGGCGAAAAGTGATTTCTTGGCCAATATGAGCCATGAAATCAGGACACCCCTTAACGGGATACTTGGCATGATTGAATTGCTCAAGGAAACCCGGCTTGAAGATCAGCAGAAGAAGATCGTTGATTCCATCAATTCCGAGGCCAGTTCCCTTTATGGCCTGATAAACAATATCCTGGACTTTTCAAAGATAGAAGCACGAAAACTGGAACTCGAGGAAGTGCTGTTCGATCTCAGCCTGATGATAGATGATATCGCTGCGGTCATGAGCATCAGGGCTTCACAGAAAAACCTCAGTTTTAAGATCACCATGGATCCGGCTATCCCGTCATGGGTGATTGGAGATCCAGGGAGGCTCCGTCAAATCCTTAATAATCTACTCAGCAACGCCCTGAAATTCACCCAAAAGGGTGAAATTGCGCTTAGTGGAGAAGTTGTCGAGGAGTTCGGGAAAAAGGTGAAGGTCCGTTTTTCCGTGAGGGATACCGGCATTGGTATTGCTGAACACAAGCAAAAGATCATTTTTGAGAGTTTCACTCAGGCTGATACGTCTACCACAAGGCGGTTTGGGGGGACCGGACTGGGCATTTCCATTGCAAAGCAGTTAGCCGAATTGATGGGGGGTGAAATAGGGGTTGAAAGCCGGGAGGGCAAGGGCAGCACATTTTGGTTCACTGCGGTTTTTAAAAGAGAAAAAGTCCGACCTGCCCTTTCTTCACAACAGGTGCCAAATCTCAAAAATCTGCGGGTGATGGTGGTGGACCCAAATCAATCCGGGTTGGTCCGGACATCTACGTGCCTTCGTTCTTGGGGCTGCAATCCCCTTGGCGTCTCCAGGGGGGCTGATGCGCTTAGAATGCTTGAGGAGGCAAGAAAAAAGGGAGAGCCTTTTGATCTGATCCTTACTGAGGTCCACATGCCGCAAATGAATGGGTTTGCCCTGGCCGAAGAGATCAGGGCCATGGGTCCGTTCGCCAAAATACCCATCATCGCCTTGACATCTGCAGGGGCTGTCGGGGAAGGAGACAAGTGCAGGGAGATAGGGATCCAGGGCTACCTGACAAGACCCATAAATGATGATGATCTACGCAGGGCCATAGAGCTTGTCCTTGCCTTGCCCATGAAGGGCGGAAAAAAAGGTTACAAGCTGATCACCAGGTATACCGTCTCCGAGATGAAAAAGAGGGCATTCCGAATTCTGCTGGTGGAGGACTATCCCACCAACCAGGAAGTTGCCATGAGACACCTGGAGGCGGCAGGGTACCAGGTGGAACTGGCGGAAAACGGCCGGGAGGCCGTCGAAATGTTTAAAAAGGGTAATTTCGATCTCATCCTTATGGATATTCAGATGCCTGTCATGGACGGCTGGCAGGCAACCGCCGCCATAAGGGAGCATGAAAAAAACAGTGTGAAAAAACCTATGGGCCATGTTCCGATTATCGCCATGACGGCCCATGCCCTTAAGGACGACAGGGACAAATGCCTTGAAGTGGGGATGGATGATTACATTACAAAACCGGTCAGGAGAAAGGAATTGCTGAGTGTTGTAGCCGCATGGCTTAACTCAGGACATAACCCGACAACTTCGGCCATGGGTCCGGACATTATTCGCCCGGAGGCATCCCATGAGGGACTCAGTCCGACGCATAGGCCGAGGTCGACTGAGGCGATGGACTTTCAAAAGGCACTTGCGGAATTTGAAGGAGACCGCGAATTCCTGATGGAGGTGGTGGAGGGTTTTTTACGAAACGCCGATACCCAGATCGAGACTATGCGACGTGCAATCGCCGATGGGGATGCCGAAACGCTCAGGAAAGAGGCCCATGCAATGAAGGGCGGGGCGGCCAACCTGACTGCCGAAAAAGTGGCACGGTATGCGTTGCGCCTCGAAAACTTGGGTAAGTCCGGGAAATTGGAAGAAAGCACTCCTGTGCTGAAAATGCTCTGTGAGGAACTGGATTGCCTTAAAAAATATATTAAGGAGAACATTATTGTTCCATGA
- a CDS encoding HDOD domain-containing protein: protein MMRILVVDDELVSRKKMQKILSNFGECRSVQSGRLAIEEVEEAWRSHRPFDLITMDISMPDMDGIEAVYEIREREKDLIRPNGVRTKIIMVTSHADKDNLITAIQAGCDDYVVKPFDRKILDAKIAKLFPHSMTSPYISAPRPQRSREEIIAEISEEFRRGEIDLPSFPRIGMRFKELVEKGAGFQEMADLLKQDVAISAKLISMSNSPFYRGVKKNISLEQAINRLGVSITKQYVYAICSKEFFETGNRLFSPFVEKLWRHSLACAYASEVLSGVLGVWVPEDAFTAGLLHDIGKLILLDVISKLEEHGQAGIMLEDNTISVLLEKFHGEFGAGLLKKWAFSPLLVEIARYHNDLSGLGNSSGELLVVHLANMLVKSMGYDVSGANVENVLETDSARLLNIGHEGILEVKRLVQERMEELGDILK from the coding sequence ATGATGAGGATCCTTGTTGTCGACGATGAGCTTGTCAGCAGGAAAAAGATGCAGAAGATCCTGAGTAATTTCGGTGAATGTAGGTCGGTGCAGAGTGGAAGGCTTGCGATTGAGGAGGTAGAAGAGGCGTGGAGAAGTCACAGGCCGTTCGATCTTATCACCATGGATATCTCGATGCCTGATATGGATGGGATAGAGGCCGTGTATGAGATCAGGGAAAGAGAAAAGGACCTGATAAGACCTAATGGGGTAAGAACGAAGATCATTATGGTGACATCCCACGCTGACAAGGACAACCTGATTACCGCTATCCAGGCCGGGTGTGACGATTATGTGGTGAAACCTTTTGACCGCAAAATACTGGATGCCAAGATAGCGAAGCTCTTTCCCCATTCCATGACGTCCCCGTACATTTCCGCTCCTCGACCTCAACGAAGCAGGGAGGAGATCATCGCGGAGATCAGCGAGGAGTTCAGGCGGGGAGAGATTGATTTGCCATCGTTTCCGCGTATCGGGATGCGATTCAAGGAATTGGTAGAAAAAGGGGCGGGTTTTCAGGAGATGGCCGACCTTTTGAAACAGGACGTGGCTATCTCCGCCAAGCTTATCAGTATGTCAAACTCCCCGTTTTACCGTGGGGTAAAAAAGAATATTTCCTTGGAACAGGCGATAAACCGTTTGGGGGTTTCCATTACGAAGCAATATGTATATGCGATCTGCAGCAAGGAGTTCTTTGAAACGGGAAACCGGCTCTTCTCGCCCTTTGTGGAAAAATTGTGGCGGCACAGTCTCGCCTGTGCCTATGCCTCGGAAGTGTTGTCCGGTGTCCTTGGGGTATGGGTACCAGAGGATGCTTTCACGGCCGGCCTTTTGCACGACATCGGAAAACTGATCCTGCTGGATGTCATCAGCAAACTGGAGGAACATGGGCAGGCAGGAATAATGCTCGAAGACAATACGATATCAGTACTTCTCGAGAAATTCCATGGTGAATTCGGTGCAGGCCTGCTCAAAAAGTGGGCCTTTTCGCCATTGCTTGTTGAAATTGCGCGGTACCATAATGATCTTTCCGGGTTAGGCAATTCCTCCGGGGAGTTGCTCGTTGTTCATCTCGCCAACATGCTGGTAAAGAGCATGGGATATGATGTTTCGGGGGCAAACGTGGAAAACGTGCTGGAAACGGATTCCGCCCGCCTTCTGAATATAGGACATGAAGGGATCTTAGAGGTGAAGAGGCTCGTGCAGGAACGTATGGAAGAACTGGGTGATATCCTCAAATGA
- a CDS encoding B12-binding domain-containing radical SAM protein: protein MGLLYVAAAARARRHLVRVADLAVERRRPDFSSSDVVGIYCDTSRYPWARELARLAKGAGARVVMGGPHPWFCAEEILSSGHVDAVVKGEGEKVFPDLLDCWENGGDPGSIPGLIFPAPGGPQDTAPPERIHDLDSLPFPARDLVDLSLYAPSRLGTRPLMSLHTSRGCPYGCRFCSSTSFDGPKWRARSSENILSELEYLVKDLGYRAVAFLDDNFLGSPERIHQLCEGILQKDLDVHWWCFCRADTAVRNPHLIQHMAEAGARNVFVGVESPSPAQLKRFHKGIGPEQVREAVEIFRKNRIEVLAAYILGAPEESRRDLLATIRFARKLNTQTAQFTLLTPYPGTALYEQLKERITERDWSKFDAVHAVFDHPRIPRLELQFWLIWANLSFYLRSWKSIRGLIRYFHHRLKRIKRESSCNQPSPGSLNG, encoded by the coding sequence TTGGGCCTCCTTTACGTGGCCGCCGCGGCTCGAGCCAGAAGGCACCTCGTTCGGGTCGCGGATCTGGCGGTCGAACGCCGACGGCCCGACTTTTCTTCCTCAGATGTCGTCGGCATATATTGCGATACCAGCCGCTACCCCTGGGCCCGCGAACTGGCCCGGCTGGCCAAAGGGGCCGGTGCCAGGGTGGTCATGGGAGGACCCCATCCATGGTTCTGTGCGGAAGAAATCCTCTCATCGGGCCATGTTGATGCCGTCGTCAAGGGGGAAGGGGAAAAGGTTTTCCCTGATCTCCTCGATTGCTGGGAAAATGGTGGAGACCCCGGCTCCATCCCCGGCCTGATCTTTCCTGCTCCAGGCGGGCCCCAGGATACCGCCCCCCCCGAACGCATCCATGACCTGGATTCCCTTCCCTTTCCGGCCAGGGATCTGGTGGACCTATCCCTCTATGCCCCTTCCCGCCTGGGAACCCGTCCCCTGATGTCCCTTCACACCAGCCGTGGGTGTCCTTACGGGTGCCGCTTCTGCTCCTCCACCAGCTTCGACGGCCCTAAGTGGCGGGCCAGGAGTTCCGAAAACATCCTCTCGGAGTTGGAATACCTCGTTAAGGACCTGGGATACAGGGCCGTTGCCTTCCTGGACGACAACTTCCTTGGCTCACCGGAAAGGATCCACCAATTGTGCGAGGGAATCCTTCAAAAAGACCTGGATGTTCACTGGTGGTGCTTCTGCAGGGCGGACACCGCCGTTCGAAATCCCCACTTGATACAGCACATGGCCGAGGCCGGAGCGAGGAACGTCTTCGTGGGGGTCGAGTCCCCCAGCCCGGCCCAGCTAAAGCGTTTCCACAAGGGAATCGGCCCGGAGCAGGTCCGGGAGGCGGTAGAAATCTTCCGCAAAAACCGTATCGAAGTCCTCGCGGCATATATCCTGGGGGCGCCGGAAGAGAGTAGAAGGGATCTTCTGGCCACTATCCGCTTCGCCAGGAAACTGAACACGCAGACGGCTCAGTTCACTCTCCTTACACCCTACCCGGGAACGGCGCTCTATGAGCAATTGAAGGAAAGGATCACGGAGAGAGACTGGAGCAAGTTCGATGCCGTTCACGCGGTTTTCGATCATCCCAGGATCCCGCGCCTTGAATTGCAGTTTTGGCTAATCTGGGCAAACCTCTCCTTTTACCTTCGAAGCTGGAAATCCATCCGCGGCCTCATCCGCTATTTCCACCACCGCTTAAAGAGAATAAAAAGGGAAAGCTCGTGTAATCAACCCTCCCCAGGATCTCTCAACGGTTGA